One Glutamicibacter halophytocola DNA segment encodes these proteins:
- the argG gene encoding argininosuccinate synthase produces the protein MSKVLTNLPVGERVGIAFSGGLDTSVAVAWMRDKGAIPYTYTGDLGQYDEPDIDAVPGRALEYGAENSRLVDCKPALVEEGFAALACGAFHIRTGGKTYFNTTPLGRAVTGTLLVRAMREDGVDVWGDGSTYKGNDIERFYRYGLMANPKLRIYKPWLDPNFVAELGGRQEMSEWLQEHGFPYRDSAEKAYSTDANIWGATHEAKTLELLNSSIETVEPIMGVKYWDENVEIKTEDVSVSFVAGRPVAINGKEYTDAVALVNEANIIGGRHGLGMSDQIENRIIEAKSRGIYEAPAMALLYIAYERLVNAIHNEDTVASYHNEGRRLGRLMYEGRWLDPQALMLRESLQRWVGSAITGTVTIRLRRGDDYTIVNTEGENLSYHPDKLSMERVGDAAFGPVDRIGQLTMRNLDIADSRGRLEQYANMGLVGGTTAELVGSLEAGGANDIVNATAVDSDDLATDRAIESAAFDAGTD, from the coding sequence ATGTCTAAAGTTCTTACCAATCTTCCTGTAGGCGAACGCGTCGGAATCGCGTTCTCCGGTGGCCTCGACACGTCGGTGGCAGTAGCTTGGATGCGCGACAAGGGCGCCATTCCTTACACCTACACTGGCGATCTCGGCCAGTACGACGAACCAGATATCGACGCCGTTCCTGGCCGTGCGCTGGAGTACGGCGCCGAGAACTCCCGTCTGGTCGACTGCAAGCCGGCACTCGTCGAGGAAGGCTTTGCAGCACTTGCCTGCGGCGCCTTCCATATCCGCACCGGTGGCAAAACCTACTTCAACACCACCCCGCTGGGCCGCGCCGTCACCGGCACGCTGCTGGTACGTGCCATGCGCGAAGACGGTGTGGATGTCTGGGGCGATGGTTCGACCTACAAGGGCAACGACATCGAGCGCTTCTACCGCTACGGCCTGATGGCCAACCCGAAGCTGCGCATCTACAAGCCATGGCTTGACCCGAACTTCGTCGCTGAGCTCGGCGGTCGCCAGGAAATGTCGGAGTGGCTGCAGGAGCACGGCTTCCCATACCGTGACTCGGCCGAAAAGGCCTACTCGACCGATGCCAACATCTGGGGCGCAACCCACGAAGCCAAGACCCTGGAACTGCTCAACAGCTCGATTGAGACCGTTGAACCGATCATGGGCGTGAAGTACTGGGACGAGAACGTTGAGATCAAGACCGAAGACGTCTCGGTTTCCTTCGTTGCCGGCCGCCCGGTAGCCATCAACGGCAAGGAATACACCGACGCTGTGGCTCTCGTGAATGAAGCCAACATCATTGGTGGACGCCACGGTCTGGGCATGAGCGACCAGATCGAGAACCGCATCATCGAGGCCAAGTCGCGCGGCATCTACGAAGCGCCTGCCATGGCTCTGCTGTACATCGCGTACGAGCGCCTGGTCAACGCCATCCACAACGAAGACACCGTGGCCAGCTACCACAACGAGGGCCGCCGCCTGGGCCGCCTGATGTACGAAGGCCGCTGGTTGGACCCACAGGCCCTGATGCTGCGCGAATCGCTGCAGCGCTGGGTCGGTTCGGCCATCACCGGTACCGTCACCATCCGCCTGCGCCGCGGCGACGACTACACGATCGTGAACACCGAGGGCGAGAACCTCAGCTACCACCCGGACAAGCTGTCGATGGAACGCGTGGGCGACGCGGCCTTCGGTCCAGTTGACCGCATCGGCCAGCTGACCATGCGCAACCTGGACATCGCCGACTCGCGCGGCCGCCTGGAGCAGTACGCCAACATGGGCCTGGTCGGTGGAACCACCGCAGAACTCGTTGGTTCGCTGGAAGCCGGTGGCGCCAATGATATCGTCAACGCCACCGCTGTGGACAGCGACGATCTGGCTACCGATCGCGCCATCGAATCGGCTGCTTTCGACGCTGGTACCGACTAA
- a CDS encoding GNAT family N-acetyltransferase — MPALQPEAMQASDHEAIRKLSRSLGRSSEPSRFGDNECQLVLKDPQGQLVGWARAGWWGPSDQLAPAGYYLSGVEISREHQHRGFASILTAARLKWVAERDTTAWCIVNARNTGSLALQASFGFKEIARASHFGAVSFSGGCGLLLRKELSEDAMILWA; from the coding sequence ATGCCTGCCCTTCAGCCCGAAGCCATGCAGGCTTCTGACCACGAAGCCATACGGAAACTGTCGCGGTCCCTGGGGCGTTCTTCAGAACCCTCCCGCTTTGGCGATAATGAATGCCAATTGGTGCTGAAAGATCCGCAAGGCCAGCTTGTCGGGTGGGCGAGAGCTGGCTGGTGGGGTCCAAGCGATCAGCTAGCTCCGGCTGGCTACTACCTCTCTGGTGTCGAAATTTCGCGAGAGCATCAGCATCGTGGATTCGCCTCGATACTGACCGCTGCGCGGCTGAAGTGGGTCGCCGAGCGGGACACTACAGCATGGTGCATCGTCAATGCACGGAATACCGGCTCGCTTGCCTTGCAGGCATCTTTCGGCTTCAAAGAAATAGCGAGAGCTTCCCACTTCGGGGCGGTGTCGTTCAGCGGAGGCTGTGGTCTATTGCTTCGCAAAGAACTCAGCGAAGACGCCATGATCCTCTGGGCTTGA
- a CDS encoding DUF402 domain-containing protein, whose amino-acid sequence MSALHSFPVDLPRNPESIDFGALVVARAWKYNGLPHWVVPGFYLGKDAHGHWLFQPAGSLVARPGAAHLAQTNALCLIPHAGSWIATLYADSAEDFDVYIDLSHAIGWRPLQHGGWEVNSVDLDLDVIRSRSRGTFLDDEDEFEEHGRSMDYPEVLKNEIRAASTKLLDAVQRDEAPFNHSHRQGWLEKADQLHNL is encoded by the coding sequence ATGAGTGCACTGCACAGCTTCCCCGTTGATTTGCCGCGCAACCCTGAAAGCATCGATTTCGGGGCCTTGGTGGTAGCCCGCGCCTGGAAATACAACGGCCTGCCGCATTGGGTGGTTCCGGGGTTCTACCTCGGGAAAGATGCGCACGGGCACTGGTTGTTCCAACCCGCTGGCTCACTGGTCGCAAGGCCTGGCGCAGCCCACTTGGCCCAAACAAATGCTCTGTGCCTGATTCCTCACGCGGGCTCATGGATCGCCACGCTGTATGCGGATTCTGCCGAGGATTTTGATGTCTACATCGATCTCTCCCATGCCATCGGATGGCGTCCGTTGCAGCATGGCGGCTGGGAAGTGAATTCGGTGGACCTTGACCTCGACGTCATCCGGTCGCGAAGCCGCGGTACTTTCCTCGACGACGAAGACGAATTCGAGGAACATGGGCGGTCAATGGACTACCCCGAGGTACTCAAGAACGAGATACGCGCAGCCAGCACGAAACTCCTCGATGCGGTTCAACGGGATGAAGCTCCCTTCAACCACTCGCACCGCCAAGGCTGGCTTGAAAAGGCCGACCAGCTTCACAACTTATAA
- the dxs gene encoding 1-deoxy-D-xylulose-5-phosphate synthase, whose amino-acid sequence MSLLKTIKKPSDLRALTLEQLHELADEIRTFLIDNVARTGGHLGPNLGVVELTLGIHRVFDSPQDSIVFDTGHQSYVHKLVTGRQNFETLRQQGGLSGYPDRAESEHDVVESSHASSSLSWIDGISRANKLMRNNERYAVALVGDGALTGGMAWEAVNNIAADKDRKAVIVVNDNGRSYAPTIGGLANQLSGLRQQLDKFRTHPAYETAMEKLKDKLKGSGPIGGFTYKSLHATKKGIKDWWAPQGLFEDLGLKYIGPIDGHNQRAVEEALQQAKQYSGPVLVHALTEKGHGYAPARADEADQFHAVGIIDPVTGLPVSKSSAQSWTSVFGEEIAKVAKERDDIVAITGAMLQPVGLKKMAQEHPERVIDVGIAEQHAMTTAAGLAFGGLHPVVCVYATFLNRAFDQLLMDVALHKAGVTIVLDRAGVTGPDGASHHGMWDMALTQIVPNLHLAAPRDAARLREELREALDINDAPSVVRFSKGSVGEPIDAIDRLPDGVDVLARLGDRAAPDVLIVSVGAMSELSLDVAQRLNSQGVSVTVVDPRWVLPMPKSVISLAARHRIVVCIEDGVRAGGVGSRLRTEMRAAGVDTALNEVGLPTEFLAHGSRAEVLDRVGLTAQQVARDTLAQVLGTKVPFARPLPGQDLPTGQIPKL is encoded by the coding sequence GTGTCTTTGCTGAAGACCATCAAGAAACCAAGCGATCTGCGGGCGCTGACCCTGGAACAACTTCACGAGCTCGCGGATGAAATTCGTACTTTTCTCATTGATAACGTTGCTCGCACCGGCGGCCACCTGGGCCCTAACCTCGGCGTCGTCGAATTGACTCTGGGCATCCACCGAGTCTTTGACTCGCCACAGGACTCCATCGTCTTTGACACCGGACACCAGTCGTATGTCCATAAGCTCGTGACCGGGCGCCAGAACTTTGAGACCTTGCGCCAGCAGGGTGGCTTGTCGGGCTACCCCGACCGTGCCGAATCAGAACACGACGTGGTCGAGTCCTCCCACGCTTCCTCCTCGCTTTCGTGGATTGATGGCATTTCCCGTGCCAATAAGCTGATGCGCAACAATGAGCGCTATGCCGTGGCCCTCGTCGGCGACGGTGCCTTGACCGGCGGCATGGCCTGGGAAGCTGTAAACAACATCGCGGCCGATAAGGACCGCAAGGCCGTGATTGTGGTCAACGATAACGGCCGTTCGTACGCCCCGACTATTGGCGGCTTGGCTAATCAGCTCTCGGGACTTCGGCAGCAACTGGATAAGTTCCGCACCCATCCTGCGTACGAAACCGCGATGGAAAAGCTCAAGGACAAGCTCAAGGGCTCAGGACCCATTGGTGGTTTCACCTACAAGTCCCTTCATGCAACCAAAAAGGGAATCAAGGACTGGTGGGCTCCGCAGGGGCTTTTCGAAGATCTCGGGCTGAAATACATTGGCCCGATTGATGGGCACAACCAGCGCGCAGTCGAAGAAGCCCTGCAGCAGGCCAAGCAATATTCCGGTCCGGTGCTTGTCCATGCCCTGACCGAAAAGGGACACGGCTACGCGCCTGCCCGAGCCGATGAAGCTGACCAGTTCCATGCGGTGGGCATTATCGACCCGGTGACCGGCCTGCCCGTATCCAAGTCCAGCGCGCAAAGCTGGACCAGCGTCTTTGGCGAAGAAATCGCCAAGGTGGCCAAGGAACGCGACGATATTGTCGCGATCACCGGCGCCATGCTGCAACCGGTGGGCCTCAAGAAAATGGCCCAGGAGCATCCCGAGCGCGTGATCGATGTCGGCATCGCCGAACAGCATGCCATGACCACCGCAGCCGGATTGGCTTTCGGCGGACTGCACCCAGTGGTCTGCGTTTATGCGACCTTCCTGAACCGTGCCTTCGATCAATTGCTCATGGACGTCGCCTTGCACAAGGCCGGGGTTACCATCGTTCTCGACCGTGCCGGCGTTACAGGCCCGGATGGTGCAAGCCACCATGGCATGTGGGACATGGCGCTGACCCAAATTGTCCCGAACCTGCATTTGGCGGCACCACGCGACGCAGCACGTCTGCGTGAAGAGCTGCGTGAAGCATTGGATATCAATGATGCGCCGAGCGTTGTTCGCTTCTCCAAGGGCTCTGTGGGCGAACCCATTGATGCAATCGACCGCTTGCCAGATGGCGTAGATGTATTGGCGCGCCTGGGTGACAGGGCTGCGCCGGACGTCCTGATCGTTTCGGTCGGCGCCATGAGCGAGTTGTCACTTGACGTTGCCCAGCGGCTCAATAGCCAAGGTGTTTCGGTTACCGTGGTGGATCCTCGTTGGGTCTTGCCGATGCCGAAATCGGTGATTTCATTGGCTGCGCGCCACCGCATCGTGGTGTGCATCGAAGATGGAGTCCGGGCTGGCGGCGTTGGCTCCCGCCTGCGTACCGAAATGCGTGCAGCTGGTGTCGACACTGCACTGAACGAAGTCGGCCTGCCTACCGAATTCCTTGCCCACGGTTCACGAGCCGAAGTTCTTGATCGCGTCGGCTTGACCGCCCAGCAGGTGGCAAGGGACACGCTCGCCCAAGTGCTTGGCACCAAGGTTCCGTTTGCCCGTCCACTGCCAGGCCAGGATCTGCCCACGGGACAGATTCCCAAGCTATGA
- a CDS encoding phosphotransferase, which yields MTGNDPAQFLAAEQAAQLRAWLGNVEVVRDLSWNLTDTRVLHLRTSQQDCILKTGGEGNHHISRELIAHQSYTRELKTRGLAAEMLFYSEELRLMVLDYLPGTLCAGTGDELSPDIHRQAGAALKIFHSQAYRLDPDYESRLLVKFRRLLSSEHRISVSQCKEIERIFAAQEPQDAVLVPTHGDWQPRNWLVDQGQLRAIDFGRFEFRPAASDLARLGSQQFKGHPELESAFIEGYGEDPRHEPSWRLMLLREAIGTAIWAYQVGDAEFEAQGHRMIQDALARFE from the coding sequence ATGACTGGAAATGATCCTGCGCAGTTCCTGGCCGCTGAACAAGCAGCTCAACTGCGTGCCTGGCTTGGCAACGTTGAGGTAGTTCGCGACCTTTCATGGAATCTTACCGACACAAGAGTGCTGCACCTTCGCACGAGCCAGCAGGATTGCATTCTCAAAACCGGGGGAGAAGGCAACCACCATATTTCTCGTGAGCTTATCGCGCATCAAAGTTACACCAGGGAACTGAAAACGCGCGGTCTCGCTGCGGAAATGCTGTTTTATAGCGAGGAACTGCGCCTAATGGTTTTGGACTACTTGCCAGGCACGCTCTGCGCGGGTACGGGAGACGAATTGAGTCCAGATATCCACCGTCAGGCCGGTGCCGCGCTAAAGATCTTCCATTCCCAGGCTTACCGGCTGGACCCGGACTACGAATCCCGATTGCTCGTAAAGTTCCGTCGGCTATTGTCCTCGGAACATCGAATCAGCGTGAGCCAATGCAAGGAGATCGAACGGATCTTTGCCGCGCAAGAGCCCCAAGATGCGGTGCTTGTTCCAACTCATGGTGACTGGCAGCCACGCAATTGGCTGGTGGATCAAGGCCAATTGCGAGCCATAGATTTTGGCAGATTCGAGTTTCGACCAGCTGCCAGCGACCTGGCCAGATTGGGCAGCCAGCAATTCAAAGGGCACCCGGAGCTGGAGTCCGCCTTCATCGAAGGCTACGGTGAGGATCCTCGCCACGAGCCGTCATGGCGGCTCATGCTCCTGCGAGAAGCCATCGGAACGGCCATTTGGGCATATCAAGTGGGCGATGCCGAATTCGAGGCGCAAGGACACCGGATGATTCAGGACGCGCTGGCGAGGTTCGAATAA
- a CDS encoding GNAT family N-acetyltransferase, which yields MKELRTHRLILRAWEPSDASFLLDLESRTETMRYLGPGATLMTTMEEALASIGRRRAVRGAGQGIWAVARHDTGRLIGNLLCKPMSEEMQRAIGIGFEQQPSEIGWHLHPAAQGQGCATEAARAVLGYANQANVDQPVFAIVDPRNEASQKICDRLGLQRFGRTRGYASAEHLVYVAPSARRQPVGLR from the coding sequence GTGAAAGAGCTTCGCACCCATCGATTGATCCTGCGTGCGTGGGAGCCCTCGGACGCTTCATTCCTGCTGGATTTGGAATCACGCACGGAAACCATGCGGTACTTGGGGCCCGGTGCAACGCTCATGACGACGATGGAGGAAGCATTGGCCTCCATTGGCCGTCGACGCGCTGTGCGCGGAGCCGGGCAAGGGATTTGGGCAGTAGCGCGCCACGACACCGGCAGGCTCATCGGAAACCTATTGTGCAAGCCCATGAGCGAAGAAATGCAGCGCGCCATCGGCATCGGCTTCGAACAGCAACCCAGCGAAATAGGGTGGCATTTGCACCCCGCGGCTCAAGGCCAAGGGTGCGCCACGGAAGCTGCTCGTGCAGTGCTTGGCTACGCCAACCAGGCGAACGTGGATCAGCCGGTTTTCGCCATTGTAGATCCGCGCAACGAGGCATCGCAGAAAATTTGCGATCGTTTGGGGCTGCAGCGTTTCGGCCGCACCCGCGGATACGCCAGTGCTGAACACCTGGTCTATGTGGCCCCTTCGGCCAGAAGGCAGCCCGTGGGATTGCGATGA
- a CDS encoding class I SAM-dependent methyltransferase, with protein sequence MPQIYSAIPTAQCYASLSEAYIELFGRVEQAEPEDRELIARWAQDLAGPVLDAGCGPGQWTHAVASAERPAIGVDMVPEFIEHAAANYSECTFQLADMSALPFPDGSFSGVLAWYSIIHTQPEQLPEVLNSLARVLQPGGALLLGFFAAQKVHPFEHKVAPAWYWPVGELSKLVEAAGFEIMDRGTRDRSGARCHGQIVAQRKHADGSGIK encoded by the coding sequence ATGCCACAGATTTACTCCGCAATTCCCACGGCCCAGTGCTACGCTTCCTTGTCCGAAGCCTATATTGAGTTGTTCGGCCGAGTCGAGCAGGCGGAGCCGGAAGACCGGGAACTGATCGCCCGATGGGCCCAGGACTTGGCAGGCCCTGTGCTGGATGCGGGTTGCGGCCCCGGGCAGTGGACGCATGCCGTTGCAAGCGCTGAACGCCCGGCCATCGGTGTGGACATGGTGCCCGAATTCATAGAACATGCCGCAGCAAACTATTCAGAGTGCACTTTTCAGCTAGCTGACATGAGTGCGTTGCCCTTCCCCGATGGCAGTTTTTCAGGGGTTCTCGCATGGTATTCAATCATCCACACGCAGCCGGAGCAGCTGCCTGAAGTTCTGAATTCATTGGCCAGAGTGCTGCAACCGGGCGGGGCATTGCTCCTGGGCTTTTTCGCTGCCCAGAAGGTTCATCCATTCGAGCACAAGGTCGCACCCGCGTGGTACTGGCCGGTTGGGGAGCTATCGAAGCTGGTTGAGGCTGCAGGTTTCGAGATCATGGATCGGGGTACCAGGGACCGAAGCGGGGCCAGGTGCCATGGGCAGATCGTGGCCCAGCGCAAACACGCAGATGGCTCGGGGATTAAATAG
- the acnA gene encoding aconitate hydratase AcnA yields MSNVDSFGAKGVLDVNGTEYEIYRLNKVEGSESLPYSLKVLLENLLRTEDGANVTSEHINALGQWDASAQPNTEIQFTPARVIMQDFTGVPCVVDLATMREAVKDLGGDPTRVNPLAPAEMVIDHSVQIDTFGFEGAVERNMEIEYQRNGERYQFLRWGQTAFDDFKVVPPGTGIVHQVNIEFLARTVMTREVGGVLRAYPDTCVGTDSHTTMVNGLGVLGWGVGGIEAEAAMLGQPVSMLIPRVVGFKLAGSIPAGATATDVVLTITEMLRKHGVVGKFVEFYGEGVAAVPLANRATIGNMSPEFGSTAAMFPIDDVTLDYLRLTGRSEENVALVEAYAKEQGMWHDASREIRFSEYLELDLSTVVPSISGPKRPQDRIELSSAKEQFRKDLHNYVSDSEDTQGAGRPSVAVDVTKEDGTQFTLDHGLVSIASITSCTNTSNPSVMLAAAVLARNAAEKGLTSKPWVKTSVAPGSKVVTEYYEKSGLLPYLEKLGFFVVGYGCATCIGNSGPLDAEISEAIQANDLAATAVLSGNRNFEGRINPDVKMNYLASPPLVIAYALAGTMDFDFETDALGQDAEGNDVFLKDIWPSPVEVQEIIDSSIDKDMFAKGYEGVFDGDDRWKALDTPEGSTFAWDEKSTYARKAPYFEGMTAEPQPVSDISGARVLLKLGDSVTTDHISPAGSFKSETPAGRYLIENGVDRKDFNSYGSRRGNHEVMIRGTFANIRIKNQLLDGVEGGFTRDFTQEGAPQAYVYDAAENYKAAGTPLVVLGGKEYGSGSSRDWAAKGTALLGVKAVITESFERIHRSNLIGMGVLPLQFPEGESADSLGLTGTETFAVAGVTELNNGTTPKTLKVTATAVDGKVTEFDAVLRIDTPGEADYYRNGGILQYVLRQIAAAN; encoded by the coding sequence GTGAGCAATGTGGACAGCTTCGGTGCCAAAGGCGTACTTGACGTCAATGGAACCGAATATGAAATTTACCGACTGAACAAGGTTGAAGGCTCAGAAAGCCTTCCCTACAGCCTTAAGGTTCTGCTGGAGAACCTGCTTCGTACCGAAGACGGCGCGAACGTAACGAGCGAGCACATCAATGCACTGGGTCAGTGGGATGCTTCGGCTCAGCCGAACACCGAAATCCAGTTCACCCCGGCTCGTGTCATCATGCAGGACTTCACCGGTGTCCCTTGTGTTGTCGACCTGGCAACCATGCGCGAAGCCGTCAAGGACCTTGGTGGCGATCCAACCCGTGTGAACCCATTGGCACCTGCCGAAATGGTCATCGACCACTCCGTGCAGATCGACACCTTCGGTTTCGAAGGCGCTGTCGAGCGCAACATGGAAATTGAATACCAGCGCAATGGCGAGCGTTACCAGTTCCTGCGCTGGGGACAGACCGCATTTGACGACTTCAAGGTCGTCCCGCCGGGAACCGGCATCGTGCACCAGGTCAACATCGAGTTCCTGGCTCGCACCGTCATGACCCGCGAAGTGGGCGGCGTACTGCGCGCTTACCCTGATACCTGCGTCGGCACCGACTCGCACACCACCATGGTCAACGGCCTGGGCGTGCTGGGCTGGGGCGTTGGCGGCATCGAGGCCGAAGCAGCAATGCTCGGCCAGCCAGTGTCCATGCTGATCCCGCGCGTTGTCGGCTTCAAGCTCGCTGGCTCGATCCCAGCTGGCGCCACCGCAACCGACGTGGTTTTGACCATCACCGAAATGCTGCGCAAGCACGGTGTGGTCGGCAAGTTCGTCGAGTTCTACGGCGAGGGCGTGGCAGCTGTGCCACTGGCCAACCGTGCAACCATCGGCAACATGTCCCCAGAATTCGGCTCGACCGCCGCAATGTTCCCGATCGACGATGTCACCCTCGACTACCTGCGCCTGACCGGCCGCAGCGAAGAGAACGTGGCACTGGTCGAGGCTTACGCCAAGGAACAGGGCATGTGGCACGATGCAAGCCGCGAAATCCGTTTCTCGGAATACCTCGAGCTGGACCTGTCCACCGTTGTTCCATCGATCTCCGGCCCGAAGCGTCCGCAGGACCGCATCGAGCTGTCCTCTGCGAAGGAGCAGTTCCGCAAGGACCTGCACAACTACGTATCGGACTCCGAGGACACCCAGGGCGCTGGCCGCCCATCGGTAGCCGTGGACGTGACCAAGGAAGATGGCACCCAGTTCACCCTGGACCACGGCCTGGTTTCGATCGCTTCGATCACCTCGTGCACCAACACCTCCAACCCTTCGGTCATGCTGGCCGCAGCCGTTCTGGCTCGCAACGCCGCCGAAAAGGGCCTGACCTCCAAGCCTTGGGTCAAGACTTCGGTCGCACCAGGCTCGAAGGTTGTCACCGAGTACTACGAGAAGTCCGGCCTGCTGCCATACCTGGAGAAGCTCGGCTTCTTCGTTGTCGGCTACGGTTGCGCAACGTGCATCGGCAACTCCGGTCCATTGGATGCCGAGATCTCCGAAGCCATCCAGGCCAACGACCTCGCAGCCACCGCAGTCCTGTCGGGTAACCGCAACTTCGAAGGCCGCATCAACCCAGACGTGAAGATGAACTACCTGGCTTCCCCGCCACTGGTCATCGCCTACGCACTGGCTGGCACCATGGACTTCGACTTCGAAACCGACGCACTGGGCCAGGACGCCGAGGGTAACGATGTCTTCCTGAAGGACATCTGGCCATCGCCTGTCGAGGTCCAGGAGATCATCGATTCTTCGATCGACAAGGACATGTTCGCCAAGGGCTACGAAGGCGTCTTCGACGGCGATGACCGCTGGAAGGCACTGGACACCCCAGAGGGTTCGACCTTCGCTTGGGACGAGAAGTCGACCTATGCGCGCAAGGCACCATACTTCGAGGGCATGACCGCTGAGCCACAGCCTGTGTCGGACATTTCCGGCGCTCGCGTGCTGCTGAAGCTGGGCGACTCGGTCACCACCGACCACATCTCTCCTGCAGGTTCGTTCAAGTCGGAGACCCCGGCTGGCCGCTACCTCATCGAGAATGGCGTGGATCGCAAGGACTTCAACTCCTACGGCTCGCGCCGTGGCAACCACGAGGTCATGATCCGCGGTACCTTCGCGAACATCCGCATCAAGAACCAGCTGCTGGACGGCGTCGAGGGTGGCTTCACCCGCGACTTCACCCAGGAAGGTGCTCCGCAGGCTTACGTCTACGACGCTGCAGAGAACTACAAGGCTGCCGGCACCCCGCTGGTCGTTCTGGGTGGCAAGGAATACGGTTCGGGATCCTCGCGTGACTGGGCTGCCAAGGGCACCGCATTGCTGGGCGTCAAGGCCGTCATCACCGAGTCCTTCGAGCGCATCCACCGCTCGAACCTGATCGGCATGGGCGTTCTGCCACTGCAGTTCCCAGAGGGCGAGTCCGCTGATTCGCTGGGCCTGACCGGTACCGAGACCTTCGCAGTCGCCGGCGTGACCGAGCTGAACAACGGCACCACCCCGAAGACCCTGAAGGTTACCGCCACCGCTGTTGACGGCAAGGTGACCGAGTTCGACGCAGTTCTGCGCATCGATACCCCAGGTGAAGCTGACTACTACCGCAACGGCGGCATCTTGCAGTACGTACTGCGCCAGATCGCTGCTGCTAACTAG
- a CDS encoding class I SAM-dependent RNA methyltransferase, with protein MTESPLLQVRLGNIAHGGHTVARHEGRVIFVRHGIPGELVSVRLTDSAPDAKFWRADVVEVHEASEHRVPHFWDAADALKHRDPVGGAEFGHISLEHQRELKARVAAEQFTRLAGLKAEDYNFPPVQAVAGAADGLGWRTRMSYSVDGSGHLAMSAFRSNKLTSIESMPLAHSAIESSGIYAVDYTGIDRVEVAVSSADDQTILVLLSEAKQGAAAKVAKQFPEGVNVASFSQHGGSAADGKGSLQVLAGNPWLGEKVLGEKYRITGEGFWQVHRSAASLLSERVLDLIEPSRGEHIADLYAGAGLFSLPLAKSVGQQGRIFSIEGAPGTHADAKKNLKAFGQATVIRGRVERVLRQVSRDAQLDAVVLDPPRAGIDKQVATELGSSAVSRICYVSCDPASFARDIARLTSRGYELEHVEIHDLYPHTHHMESIGLFVRQ; from the coding sequence ATGACTGAATCACCACTGCTGCAGGTTCGCTTGGGCAATATCGCCCATGGAGGGCACACGGTGGCCCGCCACGAGGGTCGCGTGATTTTTGTGCGCCACGGCATTCCCGGCGAATTGGTATCGGTTCGGCTGACCGATTCGGCGCCCGATGCAAAATTCTGGCGCGCCGACGTCGTTGAGGTGCACGAGGCCAGCGAGCACCGGGTACCGCATTTCTGGGATGCAGCTGACGCGCTGAAGCACCGCGACCCGGTGGGTGGCGCAGAATTCGGCCATATTTCGCTGGAGCATCAGCGCGAGCTCAAGGCGCGGGTGGCCGCCGAACAGTTCACTCGCCTGGCCGGGCTGAAGGCAGAGGACTACAACTTCCCGCCGGTTCAAGCGGTCGCTGGAGCAGCCGATGGCCTGGGGTGGCGTACCCGCATGTCGTACTCGGTGGATGGCTCGGGCCACTTGGCGATGAGCGCTTTTCGCAGCAATAAGCTCACGAGCATCGAGTCGATGCCCTTGGCGCATTCCGCCATCGAGAGCAGCGGGATCTACGCAGTGGACTACACGGGCATTGACCGCGTGGAAGTTGCGGTGTCCAGCGCGGATGATCAAACGATCCTGGTGCTGCTTTCTGAAGCCAAGCAAGGTGCAGCCGCCAAGGTAGCCAAGCAATTCCCCGAAGGGGTGAATGTTGCCTCTTTCAGCCAGCATGGCGGGTCGGCGGCAGATGGCAAGGGATCGTTGCAGGTTTTGGCCGGCAACCCATGGCTGGGCGAAAAAGTCCTGGGGGAGAAGTATCGCATTACCGGCGAAGGTTTCTGGCAGGTGCACCGTTCAGCAGCCAGCTTGCTCAGCGAACGCGTTCTCGACTTGATCGAGCCGTCGCGCGGTGAGCACATCGCCGATCTTTATGCCGGAGCAGGATTGTTCTCGTTGCCTTTGGCTAAGTCGGTGGGACAGCAAGGACGGATTTTTTCGATCGAGGGTGCCCCGGGAACCCACGCCGATGCGAAGAAAAATCTGAAGGCGTTCGGGCAAGCTACCGTGATTCGCGGCCGCGTTGAGCGGGTTTTGCGCCAGGTGTCCCGCGATGCCCAGCTGGACGCGGTGGTGCTTGATCCGCCGCGTGCAGGAATCGACAAGCAAGTCGCCACGGAACTGGGCTCCAGCGCTGTATCGCGCATTTGTTACGTCTCCTGCGACCCGGCGTCTTTTGCCCGGGATATCGCCAGATTGACGTCACGCGGCTATGAATTAGAGCACGTCGAGATTCACGATTTATACCCGCATACCCACCATATGGAGTCCATCGGGCTCTTTGTCCGCCAGTAA